From a region of the Methylocystis hirsuta genome:
- the atpD gene encoding F0F1 ATP synthase subunit beta, whose amino-acid sequence MAANKPSGRITQVIGAVVDVQFDGQLPEILNALETTNQGNRLVLEVAQHLGENSVRTIAMDSSEGLVRGQEVTDTGAPISVPVGDETLGRIINVIGEPVDEAGPMLTKSRRAIHQPAPSYAEQATEAQILETGIKVVDLLAPYAKGGKIGLFGGAGVGKTVLIMELINNIAKAHGGYSVFAGVGERTREGNDLYHEMIEGGVNKKGGGEGSKCALVYGQMNEPPGARMRVALSGLTVAEDFRDRGMDVLFFVDNIFRFTQAGSEVSALLGRIPSAVGYQPTLATDMGALQERITTTTKGSITSVQAIYVPADDLTDPAPATSFAHLDATTVLSRSIAEKGIYPAVDPLDSTSRMLSPAIVGEEHYDVARKVQSTLQRYKSLQDIIAILGMDELSEEDKLVVARARKIERFLSQPFHVAEVFTGSPGKLVALADTIKGFKGLVEGEYDHLPEAAFYMVGSIDEAVEKAAKLAKEAA is encoded by the coding sequence ATGGCCGCCAATAAGCCCAGCGGGCGCATCACCCAAGTCATCGGCGCCGTCGTCGACGTGCAGTTCGACGGGCAATTGCCTGAGATTCTGAACGCTCTGGAGACGACGAACCAAGGCAATCGCCTCGTTCTCGAAGTCGCGCAGCATCTGGGCGAAAACTCCGTTCGCACCATCGCCATGGATTCGTCCGAAGGCCTGGTGCGCGGTCAGGAAGTCACCGACACCGGCGCGCCGATTTCGGTTCCGGTCGGCGACGAGACGCTCGGGCGCATCATCAACGTCATCGGCGAGCCGGTCGACGAGGCCGGTCCGATGCTCACGAAATCGCGCCGCGCCATCCACCAGCCGGCCCCCTCCTACGCCGAGCAGGCGACGGAAGCGCAGATTCTCGAGACCGGCATCAAGGTCGTCGATCTGCTCGCGCCTTACGCCAAGGGCGGCAAAATCGGCCTCTTCGGCGGCGCGGGCGTCGGCAAGACCGTGCTGATCATGGAGCTGATCAACAACATCGCCAAGGCGCATGGCGGCTATTCCGTCTTCGCCGGCGTCGGCGAGCGCACCCGCGAAGGCAACGACCTCTATCACGAGATGATCGAGGGCGGCGTCAACAAGAAGGGCGGCGGCGAAGGCTCCAAATGCGCGCTGGTCTACGGCCAGATGAACGAGCCGCCGGGCGCGCGCATGCGCGTCGCGCTGTCGGGCCTGACCGTCGCCGAAGATTTCCGCGACCGCGGCATGGACGTGCTGTTCTTCGTCGACAACATCTTCCGCTTCACGCAGGCGGGTTCGGAAGTCTCGGCGCTCTTGGGCCGCATCCCCTCGGCGGTGGGCTATCAGCCGACGCTCGCCACCGACATGGGCGCGCTGCAGGAGCGCATCACCACGACGACCAAGGGCTCGATCACTTCGGTGCAGGCGATTTACGTGCCGGCCGACGATCTGACCGATCCGGCGCCCGCGACCTCCTTCGCCCATTTGGACGCCACGACCGTGCTGTCGCGTTCGATCGCCGAGAAGGGCATCTATCCGGCGGTCGATCCGCTCGACTCGACCTCGCGCATGCTGTCGCCGGCGATCGTCGGCGAGGAGCATTACGACGTCGCGCGAAAGGTGCAGTCGACCCTGCAACGCTATAAGTCGCTGCAGGACATCATCGCCATTCTCGGCATGGACGAACTCTCGGAAGAGGACAAGCTCGTCGTCGCCCGCGCCCGCAAGATCGAGCGCTTCCTGTCGCAACCCTTCCATGTCGCGGAAGTGTTCACCGGTTCGCCCGGCAAGCTCGTCGCGCTCGCCGATACGATCAAGGGCTTCAAGGGCCTCGTCGAAGGCGAATACGACCATCTGCCGGAGGCCGCCTTCTACATGGTTGGTTCGATCGATGAGGCGGTCGAAAAGGCCGCGAAGCTCGCCAAGGAAGCGGCGTAA
- a CDS encoding F0F1 ATP synthase subunit gamma — MPSLKDLRNRISSVKATQKITKAMQMVAAAKLRRAQSAAEAARPYAERMESVLANLASGVTAGGPALLAGNGKDETHLLVVATAERGLCGAFNSSIVRLAREHIARLQDQGKTVKILCVGKKGYEQLRRQYERNIIELIELRGVKQMGFDTADEIGKKIIRMFEEGDFDVATLFFSRFKSVIAQIPTAQQLIPAQIPSNENAPPVEGPQASYEYEPGQDEILSTLLPRNISVQVFRALLENAASEQGARMSAMDNATRNAGDMIKKQTTIYNRSRQAMITKELIEIISGAEAL; from the coding sequence ATGCCCTCGCTAAAGGATCTTCGAAACCGCATCTCCTCCGTCAAGGCGACGCAGAAGATCACCAAGGCCATGCAGATGGTCGCCGCCGCAAAATTGCGCCGCGCCCAGTCGGCGGCGGAAGCGGCGCGTCCCTATGCCGAACGGATGGAGTCGGTGCTCGCCAATCTCGCCTCCGGCGTGACGGCGGGCGGACCTGCGCTGCTCGCCGGCAATGGCAAGGACGAGACGCACCTGCTGGTCGTCGCCACCGCCGAGCGCGGCCTGTGCGGCGCCTTCAATTCCTCCATCGTGCGTCTCGCCCGCGAGCACATCGCGCGGCTTCAGGATCAGGGCAAGACCGTCAAGATCCTCTGCGTCGGCAAGAAGGGCTACGAGCAGCTCCGCCGCCAGTATGAGCGCAACATCATCGAACTCATCGAGCTGCGCGGCGTCAAGCAGATGGGCTTCGACACCGCCGATGAGATCGGCAAGAAGATCATCCGCATGTTCGAAGAGGGCGACTTCGACGTCGCGACGCTGTTCTTCTCGCGCTTCAAATCGGTGATCGCTCAAATTCCGACCGCGCAGCAGCTCATCCCGGCGCAAATTCCCTCGAACGAAAACGCGCCGCCCGTCGAAGGTCCGCAGGCTTCTTATGAATATGAGCCGGGACAGGACGAAATTCTCTCGACGCTGCTGCCGCGCAACATCTCCGTGCAGGTGTTCCGCGCGCTGCTCGAGAACGCCGCCTCCGAACAAGGCGCCCGCATGAGCGCGATGGACAATGCGACGCGCAACGCCGGCGACATGATCAAGAAGCAGACGACGATCTACAACAGATCGCGTCAGGCGATGATCACCAAGGAGCTCATCGAAATCATCTCGGGCGCCGAGGCGCTCTGA
- the atpA gene encoding F0F1 ATP synthase subunit alpha gives MDIRAAEISAILKKEIANFGAEAEVTEVGQVLSVGDGIARVYGLDNVQAGETVEFQDGTKGMALNLETDNVGIVIFGDDRAIKEGQTVKRTGAIVEVPVGKELLGRVVDALGNPIDGKGPIKAAQRSRVDVKAPGIIPRKSVHEPMATGLKAVDALIPIGRGQRELIIGDRQTGKTAIALDTILNQKSLNDGDDEKSKLYCVYVAIGQKRSTVAQFVKVLEERGALDYSIIVAATASDPAPMQFLAPFSGCAMGEYFRDNGMHAVIIYDDLSKQAVAYRQMSLLLRRPPGREAYPGDVFYLHSRLLERAAKLSDDRGAGSLTALPVIETQANDVSAYIPTNVISITDGQIFLETDLFYQGIRPAVNVGLSVSRVGSSAQTKATKKVAGKIKGELAQYREMAAFAQFGSDLDAVTQRLLNRGARLTELLKQPQFSPLKMEEQTCVIYAGVNGYLDPLPVNRVRAFEDGLLALLRSQHSDILESIRTTRDLTDETAAKLKNVVESFAKSFA, from the coding sequence ATGGATATCCGCGCCGCAGAAATTTCCGCGATCCTCAAAAAGGAGATCGCCAACTTTGGCGCCGAGGCCGAGGTCACCGAGGTCGGCCAGGTTCTGTCCGTCGGCGACGGCATCGCGCGCGTCTACGGACTCGACAATGTGCAGGCCGGCGAGACCGTCGAATTTCAGGACGGCACCAAGGGCATGGCGCTCAATCTCGAAACCGACAATGTCGGCATCGTGATTTTCGGCGACGACCGCGCCATTAAGGAAGGCCAGACGGTCAAGCGCACCGGCGCCATCGTCGAGGTTCCGGTCGGCAAAGAACTCCTGGGCCGCGTCGTCGACGCGCTCGGCAATCCGATCGACGGCAAAGGCCCGATCAAGGCGGCGCAGCGCTCGCGCGTCGACGTCAAGGCGCCGGGCATCATTCCGCGCAAATCCGTGCATGAGCCGATGGCGACGGGCCTGAAGGCCGTCGACGCGCTGATCCCGATCGGCCGCGGCCAGCGCGAACTCATCATCGGCGACCGCCAGACCGGCAAGACCGCCATCGCGCTCGACACGATCCTCAATCAGAAATCTCTGAACGACGGCGACGACGAGAAGTCGAAGCTCTACTGCGTCTATGTCGCCATCGGTCAGAAGCGCTCCACCGTGGCGCAATTCGTCAAGGTGCTCGAAGAGCGCGGCGCGCTCGACTATTCGATCATCGTCGCCGCGACGGCCTCCGATCCGGCGCCGATGCAGTTCCTCGCGCCCTTCTCGGGCTGCGCGATGGGCGAATATTTCCGCGACAACGGCATGCACGCCGTCATCATCTATGACGATCTGTCCAAGCAGGCCGTCGCCTACCGCCAGATGTCGCTGCTGCTGCGCCGCCCGCCGGGCCGCGAAGCCTATCCGGGCGACGTCTTCTATCTGCATTCGCGCCTGCTCGAGCGCGCCGCGAAGCTTTCCGACGATCGCGGCGCCGGGTCGCTCACCGCGCTGCCGGTCATCGAAACGCAGGCGAACGACGTGTCGGCCTATATTCCGACGAACGTCATCTCGATCACCGACGGCCAGATCTTCCTGGAGACCGATCTCTTCTACCAGGGCATCCGTCCTGCGGTGAACGTCGGGCTCTCGGTCTCGCGCGTCGGCTCGTCGGCGCAGACCAAGGCGACCAAGAAGGTCGCCGGCAAGATCAAGGGCGAACTCGCGCAATATCGCGAAATGGCCGCCTTCGCCCAGTTCGGCTCGGATCTCGACGCCGTGACGCAGCGCCTCTTGAATCGCGGCGCCCGCCTCACCGAACTCTTGAAGCAGCCGCAGTTCTCACCTTTGAAGATGGAAGAGCAGACCTGCGTGATCTACGCCGGCGTCAACGGCTATCTCGATCCGCTGCCGGTCAATCGCGTGCGCGCGTTCGAGGACGGCTTGCTCGCATTGCTGCGCTCGCAGCACAGCGACATTCTCGAGAGCATCCGCACGACGAGGGACCTCACCGACGAGACCGCGGCGAAACTCAAGAACGTCGTCGAGAGCTTCGCGAAGTCCTTCGCGTAA
- a CDS encoding F0F1 ATP synthase subunit delta translates to MAQDGDSLSGVAGRYASALYDLATENHAADDVAAALDRFKTLLDGSDDLKRMVKSPVFSAKEQLEALEPVLNKGQISGIAANFIRLVAAKRRLFVISDMIAAYRRLHDKAKGLVRADVTIAGPLKPDHEVALRETLAGVTGGKTIDLNVTTDPSIIGGLIVKIGSRMVDASVRTKLNSIRTRMKEVG, encoded by the coding sequence GTGGCTCAAGACGGGGATTCCTTATCGGGCGTTGCGGGTCGCTACGCCTCCGCACTCTATGATTTGGCGACGGAAAACCACGCCGCCGATGACGTCGCCGCAGCGCTCGATCGATTCAAGACTCTGCTGGACGGCAGCGACGATCTCAAGCGCATGGTCAAGAGCCCGGTGTTCTCCGCCAAGGAGCAGCTCGAGGCCCTCGAGCCCGTTCTCAACAAGGGCCAGATCTCCGGCATCGCCGCCAATTTCATCCGTCTCGTCGCCGCCAAGCGACGTCTCTTCGTCATCTCCGACATGATCGCCGCCTATCGCCGCCTGCACGACAAGGCGAAGGGCCTGGTGCGCGCCGACGTGACGATCGCGGGGCCGCTGAAGCCGGATCATGAAGTGGCGCTGCGCGAGACGCTCGCCGGCGTCACCGGCGGCAAGACCATCGATCTCAATGTGACGACAGATCCGTCGATCATCGGCGGTCTGATCGTCAAAATCGGTTCACGCATGGTCGACGCCTCCGTGCGCACCAAGCTCAACTCAATCCGCACACGCATGAAAGAGGTCGGCTGA
- a CDS encoding S-methyl-5'-thioadenosine phosphorylase, which produces MTRAVVGIIGGSGVYDLPGLANLRRERVTTPWGEPSDELCFGELGATQAVFLPRHGRGHRLSPSTINYRANIDAMKRAGVTDLISVSACGSFKSELFPGLFVLIDQFVDRTFTRQSSFFGDGCVAHVSMAHPIAPLLSARIGAAAKAEGIDHIAGGTYVCMEGPQFSSYAESLTYKGAGYDVIGMTAMPEAKLAREAEISYATVAMVTDFDCWHPEHDNVDIASVIAVVQKNSATVARLLARVLTDFPREHEPCPIGSDRALDNAIITAPEARDPELLKKLDAVMGRVNAG; this is translated from the coding sequence ATGACCAGAGCGGTCGTCGGAATAATCGGCGGGTCAGGCGTTTATGATCTACCGGGGCTCGCCAACCTCCGCCGCGAGCGCGTCACGACGCCCTGGGGCGAACCTTCCGACGAACTCTGCTTCGGCGAACTGGGCGCGACCCAGGCGGTCTTTTTGCCGCGGCACGGGCGCGGCCATCGGCTCTCGCCCTCGACGATCAACTACCGCGCCAATATCGACGCGATGAAGCGCGCCGGCGTCACCGATTTGATTTCGGTCTCCGCCTGCGGCTCGTTCAAATCCGAGCTTTTTCCCGGTCTCTTCGTGCTGATCGATCAATTCGTCGATCGCACCTTCACACGCCAATCCTCGTTTTTTGGCGACGGCTGCGTCGCGCATGTGTCGATGGCGCATCCGATCGCGCCGCTGCTGTCGGCGCGCATCGGCGCCGCGGCGAAGGCCGAGGGCATCGATCATATCGCCGGCGGAACTTACGTCTGCATGGAAGGCCCGCAGTTTTCGTCCTACGCCGAATCGCTCACCTACAAGGGCGCCGGCTATGACGTGATCGGCATGACGGCGATGCCCGAAGCCAAGCTCGCGCGCGAGGCCGAAATCTCCTACGCCACCGTCGCCATGGTGACGGATTTCGATTGCTGGCATCCCGAGCACGACAATGTCGACATCGCCTCGGTGATCGCGGTCGTTCAGAAAAATTCGGCGACGGTCGCGCGACTGTTGGCGCGCGTTCTGACCGATTTCCCGCGCGAACACGAGCCCTGTCCGATCGGCTCCGACCGCGCGCTTGATAACGCCATTATCACCGCCCCCGAGGCGCGCGATCCGGAACTGCTCAAGAAGCTGGATGCGGTGATGGGAAGGGTGAATGCGGGGTGA
- a CDS encoding YheT family hydrolase: MPRGPTSSNPSLPPFRERAPWLGGDLQTLRNIIIGGPPELFGGERLLLAMPDGDLLAARLDRPATDAGAPLIVLTHGLAGSESSRHGVATARYLVSQGWPVLRLNLRGSAPSRATSGGRYHAGKTEDLVAALRGLPTELMSRGVVLIGNSLGGNLVLKFVGEGGHGLPVLAAVAVSTPIDLAASCARLMAPRNFVYHRYMLDEMKREALAPSAALTAAERAAIAGARNLYEFDDRFVAPHFGYRGAQDYYESNAAKNFLAGARLPTLILHALDDPWVPAGSYTAIDWSNLPMIEAALTQGGGHMGFHGVGSLTPWHDRATAQWLTQKGLGPHGMFETK; encoded by the coding sequence ATGCCCCGTGGACCGACTTCCTCAAACCCCTCGCTTCCTCCCTTTCGTGAGCGGGCGCCGTGGCTCGGCGGCGATCTGCAGACCCTGCGCAACATCATCATCGGCGGACCGCCGGAGCTTTTCGGCGGCGAGCGGCTGCTGCTCGCCATGCCCGACGGCGACCTTCTGGCGGCGCGGCTCGACCGGCCGGCGACGGATGCCGGCGCGCCGCTCATCGTTCTGACGCATGGGCTCGCCGGCTCTGAATCGAGCCGGCATGGCGTCGCCACGGCGCGTTATCTCGTGAGCCAAGGCTGGCCGGTGCTGCGCCTCAATCTGCGCGGCTCCGCGCCCTCGCGCGCCACCTCCGGCGGGCGCTACCACGCCGGCAAGACCGAGGATCTCGTCGCGGCGCTGCGCGGCCTGCCAACGGAACTCATGAGTCGCGGCGTTGTGCTCATCGGCAATTCGCTCGGCGGCAATCTCGTGCTGAAATTTGTGGGCGAGGGCGGCCATGGGCTGCCGGTTCTCGCCGCCGTCGCCGTCTCGACGCCGATCGATCTCGCTGCGTCCTGCGCCCGGCTGATGGCGCCGCGCAATTTCGTCTATCATCGCTACATGCTCGATGAGATGAAACGCGAGGCGCTGGCGCCGAGCGCCGCGCTCACCGCCGCGGAGCGCGCCGCGATCGCCGGCGCCCGCAATCTTTACGAATTCGACGATCGCTTCGTCGCGCCGCATTTTGGTTATCGGGGGGCGCAGGACTATTACGAATCCAACGCCGCGAAGAATTTCCTCGCCGGCGCGAGGCTGCCGACGCTGATCCTGCACGCGCTCGACGACCCCTGGGTTCCGGCGGGGAGTTACACGGCGATCGACTGGTCGAATCTGCCGATGATCGAGGCGGCGCTGACGCAGGGCGGGGGACACATGGGCTTTCATGGCGTCGGCAGCCTGACGCCCTGGCATGATCGCGCCACGGCGCAGTGGCTGACGCAAAAGGGTCTCGGCCCGCACGGCATGTTCGAGACGAAGTGA
- a CDS encoding class I SAM-dependent methyltransferase — MNARQTMVFGDNAGDYRAFRPHYPDALFAWLASVAKQDRLAWDCGAGSGQAALGLSRHFARVLATDPDPRQLALAPKEPNIDYRLARAEDDLGLRAEVDLIACACSIHWFDLPKFYVNARRALRPEGIIAAWTYDWPCTGVAPIDAILRRLKEDILGPFWAENSALYFERYETLPFPFKEIDCPPLHTPVARSKSEFVSFLKTWSAVEKYRLHYGGDPLALVDRELEEAWSAHPPDLPLCVPLYMRCGVNAA, encoded by the coding sequence ATGAATGCACGCCAGACGATGGTGTTCGGCGACAACGCGGGCGACTATCGCGCCTTTCGCCCGCATTATCCCGACGCGCTCTTCGCGTGGCTTGCGAGCGTCGCGAAGCAGGATCGTCTCGCCTGGGATTGCGGCGCGGGGAGCGGGCAGGCGGCGCTCGGACTTTCGCGCCATTTCGCACGCGTGCTCGCGACGGATCCGGATCCCCGGCAGCTGGCGCTCGCGCCAAAGGAGCCCAATATCGACTATCGTCTGGCGCGCGCGGAAGACGATCTCGGCCTGCGCGCGGAGGTCGATCTCATCGCCTGCGCCTGTTCGATCCACTGGTTCGACCTGCCGAAATTTTACGTAAACGCGCGGCGCGCCTTGCGCCCCGAGGGAATCATCGCGGCATGGACCTATGATTGGCCATGCACGGGCGTCGCGCCGATCGACGCCATCCTGCGCAGGCTCAAAGAGGATATTCTCGGCCCCTTTTGGGCGGAGAATTCGGCGCTCTATTTCGAGCGCTACGAGACCCTGCCGTTTCCGTTCAAGGAGATCGATTGCCCGCCGCTTCATACGCCGGTTGCGCGTTCGAAAAGCGAGTTCGTGAGCTTTCTGAAGACCTGGTCCGCAGTCGAGAAATACAGACTGCATTATGGCGGCGATCCGCTGGCGCTTGTCGATCGGGAGTTGGAGGAAGCCTGGAGCGCGCATCCTCCGGATCTGCCGCTGTGCGTCCCGCTCTACATGCGTTGCGGCGTCAACGCGGCGTGA
- a CDS encoding universal stress protein, whose amino-acid sequence MYKKILVAVEIGEDEVTQLALDAAVALAKVEHEAELRLVNVQPLVPVAFIDYIPPNFDEEMREATEKDLAVLRAKVAYPAERVSSIVRFGAVYPEVLAEAEEWGADLVVVGSHRPTMATYLLGSNAKTIVRHAKCSVLVVRK is encoded by the coding sequence ATGTATAAGAAAATTCTGGTGGCGGTGGAGATCGGCGAGGACGAGGTCACGCAGCTCGCGCTCGACGCGGCGGTGGCGCTCGCAAAAGTGGAGCATGAGGCTGAGCTTCGGCTCGTCAATGTCCAGCCGCTCGTTCCGGTGGCCTTCATCGACTACATTCCGCCCAATTTCGACGAGGAGATGCGCGAGGCGACCGAAAAGGACCTCGCAGTTTTGCGCGCAAAAGTCGCCTATCCGGCGGAGCGCGTGTCTTCGATCGTGCGCTTCGGCGCCGTCTACCCGGAAGTGCTCGCCGAGGCCGAGGAATGGGGCGCAGACCTTGTCGTGGTCGGTTCGCATCGCCCGACGATGGCGACCTATCTCTTGGGCTCCAACGCCAAGACCATCGTGCGTCACGCCAAATGTTCGGTGCTCGTCGTGCGCAAATAG
- a CDS encoding c-type cytochrome: MLRFAAAAITIWLLLAAGAAAAKAPVDAQLLKRGRAIAQANCGRCHAVGARGVSANPKSPPFRDLARKYPLRNLEEALAEGIVVGHEGVEMPQFRLSAMQIEALLAYLGSIQR; this comes from the coding sequence ATGCTCCGATTCGCGGCTGCAGCGATTACGATTTGGCTCTTGCTCGCCGCCGGCGCCGCCGCGGCGAAAGCGCCTGTTGACGCCCAACTGCTGAAGCGCGGGCGGGCGATCGCGCAAGCAAATTGCGGCCGCTGCCATGCGGTCGGCGCGCGCGGCGTCAGCGCCAATCCCAAGTCGCCGCCGTTTCGCGATCTCGCGCGAAAATATCCGCTGCGCAATCTCGAAGAGGCGCTCGCCGAGGGCATTGTCGTCGGCCATGAGGGCGTCGAGATGCCGCAGTTCCGGCTCAGCGCCATGCAAATCGAAGCGCTGCTCGCCTATCTCGGCTCCATCCAGAGGTAG
- a CDS encoding MOSC domain-containing protein, producing the protein MVELPVDTLYAGRPREIAPGRRSAIGKAPLAPPWRIEAEGLVGDWQADRRYHGGVEKALHHYPREHCDAWRADLPELASEFVPPAFGENISTLGLAEAEVCVGDVFALGGARLQVSQGRQPCLTLNFRFGRRDMARRMQEAMRCGWYYRVLETGAAQPGDCLRLMERPRADWPLARLFALLYVRPHAFDELTEMAALPELAESWRALARRRIESRKVEDWGRRLGE; encoded by the coding sequence ATGGTTGAACTCCCTGTCGACACCCTCTACGCGGGGCGCCCGCGCGAGATCGCCCCAGGCCGCAGGAGCGCGATCGGCAAGGCGCCGCTGGCGCCGCCCTGGCGCATCGAGGCGGAAGGGCTCGTCGGCGATTGGCAGGCGGATCGGCGTTATCATGGCGGGGTCGAGAAAGCGCTGCACCACTATCCGCGCGAGCATTGCGACGCTTGGCGCGCGGATTTGCCGGAGCTTGCGAGCGAATTCGTTCCGCCCGCCTTCGGCGAGAACATTTCGACGCTCGGGCTCGCCGAAGCTGAGGTTTGCGTCGGCGACGTCTTCGCGCTCGGCGGCGCGCGCCTGCAGGTGAGCCAGGGACGACAGCCCTGCCTGACCCTCAATTTCCGCTTCGGCCGGCGCGACATGGCGCGGCGCATGCAGGAGGCGATGCGCTGCGGCTGGTACTACCGCGTTCTCGAAACGGGCGCGGCGCAGCCCGGCGACTGCCTGCGGCTTATGGAGCGGCCGCGCGCCGATTGGCCGCTCGCCCGGCTTTTCGCCTTGCTCTACGTGCGCCCGCACGCCTTCGACGAACTCACTGAGATGGCCGCGCTGCCGGAGCTCGCGGAAAGCTGGCGGGCGCTCGCGCGCAGGCGGATCGAAAGCCGCAAGGTGGAAGACTGGGGCCGGCGGCTTGGAGAATAG
- a CDS encoding phosphate-starvation-inducible protein PsiE, with protein sequence MKDLDRKQHPAVRRLLDLMDPIGYLLTEVFHLLGLFAIGGATVWAAAKAFLEMTTKGHASIEDLLLLFIYLEIGSMVGIYFRTNHMPVRFLLYVGITALTRHMIGYVQTETLPDVGILILAGATLILSLAVLTIRYASARFSSNASDGVDG encoded by the coding sequence ATGAAAGACTTGGACAGGAAGCAACACCCAGCGGTGCGTCGATTGCTGGATCTGATGGATCCGATCGGCTACCTGCTCACCGAAGTCTTTCACCTTCTGGGACTGTTCGCGATTGGCGGCGCAACGGTCTGGGCGGCGGCGAAAGCATTTCTCGAAATGACGACGAAGGGTCACGCTTCGATCGAAGATCTGTTGCTGCTTTTTATCTATCTCGAAATCGGCTCGATGGTCGGCATCTATTTCCGCACCAACCACATGCCGGTGCGCTTCCTGCTCTATGTCGGCATCACCGCGCTCACCCGCCATATGATCGGCTATGTGCAGACGGAAACGCTCCCGGACGTCGGCATATTGATCCTCGCCGGCGCGACGCTCATTCTCTCGCTCGCGGTGCTCACGATCCGCTACGCCTCGGCGAGATTTTCCTCCAACGCGTCGGACGGCGTGGACGGCTGA
- a CDS encoding cysteine rich repeat-containing protein produces MRHSLSLLLLALFASVAPAQAMAGNQIPDDVKERCKSDYSRLCSGVMPGGGRVLACFQAHKAEVSPDCADALSKMKN; encoded by the coding sequence ATGCGCCATTCCCTAAGCCTGTTGCTGCTCGCCCTCTTCGCCAGCGTGGCGCCCGCGCAGGCCATGGCGGGAAACCAGATTCCCGACGACGTGAAGGAAAGATGCAAATCGGACTATTCGCGCCTGTGCAGCGGCGTCATGCCCGGCGGCGGGCGGGTCCTCGCCTGTTTTCAGGCGCATAAGGCCGAAGTCTCGCCCGATTGCGCCGATGCGCTCTCCAAGATGAAGAACTGA
- a CDS encoding antitoxin Xre/MbcA/ParS toxin-binding domain-containing protein, translating to MNAVARKLESLRSKGAMRNIEVANLLGTRPETVSRWNQGRAYPHPNTEKTLLELEYIVDQLSELYEPDEARQWIFSPQKLLSGASPAALIREGRIDEVLRLVSQLRDSVYL from the coding sequence ATGAACGCGGTCGCACGGAAGCTCGAGTCGCTACGGTCGAAAGGCGCAATGCGGAATATCGAGGTCGCCAACCTGCTCGGCACGCGCCCGGAAACCGTCTCGCGTTGGAACCAGGGACGCGCCTATCCTCATCCGAATACTGAAAAGACGCTTCTCGAACTTGAATATATCGTCGACCAGCTTTCCGAGCTGTACGAACCCGACGAAGCGCGGCAATGGATCTTCTCGCCTCAGAAGTTGCTGAGCGGCGCGTCGCCGGCGGCGCTGATCCGGGAAGGCCGCATCGACGAAGTATTGCGGCTCGTCAGTCAGCTGCGTGATTCCGTATATCTCTGA